In Labrus bergylta chromosome 11, fLabBer1.1, whole genome shotgun sequence, one genomic interval encodes:
- the bmp16 gene encoding bone morphogenetic protein 16 → MFPANLLLLMVLLLPQASSGRQGGDTSEINNGRVPPMPSSLPPSPAGSFLKPSLAQTIQSLLLSRLGLQSQPNPRPGVPVPRYLLDLYRFHQQQYHLVEDPLFSFPSQHIQQANTVRSFHHSEHLAEFPKAEDHKRAHISFNISSIPQDERLLSAELRILRSDRASLGSGAHRLNVYLSEHHENPESTLLETRLLSTGLNSQKASSFWEAFSLNTELLQKALSGSGTGSLGFLLEIRPENRTTSFPDHSLSSAAGDEDVERHKVGHLRVCRSVGQDEHSWAQERPLLVTYSHDGHGEPLVKHGRRTPSGGQRLRGRKGKKERGRSSSKGRNKDQILRRAKKTEYTEPGWGNDKGGISWSDRGRVKRNGGRAAKLKRLSRNRCRRHPLYVDFNDVGWHKWIIAPSGYDAFFCLGECRFPLADHMNSSSHAMVQTLVNSVNGAVPRACCVPTSLSPIALLYLDPQDRVVLKNYQDMVVEGCGCR, encoded by the exons ATGTTCCCTGCTAACCTCCTGCTCCTCATGGTCCTGCTGCTACCTCAAGCCTCGTCTGGTCGCCAGGGTGGAGACACCAGCGAGATCAACAATGGCAGGGTGCCCCCCATGCCTTCCTCCTTGCCACCCTCGCCAGCTGGTTCCTTCTTAAAGCCCAGTCTGGCTCAGACCATTCAGAGTCTCCTCTTGAGCCGGCTTGGCCTCCAATCGCAGCCCAACCCTCGGCCTGGAGTGCCGGTGCCCCGGTACCTCCTGGATCTTTACCGCTTCCACCAGCAGCAGTACCATCTAGTGGAGGACCCCTTGTTTAGCTTCCCCAGCCAGCACATCCAGCAGGCTAACACTGTACGCAGCTTTCACCACAGTG AGCACCTTGCAGAATTTCCCAAGGCAGAGGATCATAAGAGAGCGCACATCTCCTTCAATATTTCCTCCATCCCTCAGGATGAAAGGCTGCTCTCCGCTGAGCTTCGTATCCTCCGCAGTGACAGAGCTTCACTGGGCTCTGGAGCCCACAGACTGAATGTATACCTCTCTGAGCACCATGAGAATCCTGAGTCCACCCTGCTGGAGACAAGGTTACTCAGTACTGGCCTCAACAGTCAAAAAGCAAGTAGCTTCTGGGAGGCTTTTAGCTTAAACACAGAGCTCCTCCAAAAGGCCCTTTCTGGAAGTGGGACTGGCAGCCTTGGCTTCCTCCTGGAGATCAGACCAGAGAACAGAACCACTTCCTTCCCTGATCACagcctctcctctgctgcaggtgATGAGGATGTAGAGAGACATAAAGTGGGACACCTAAGGGTATGCAGGTCTGTGGGTCAGGACGAGCACAGCTGGGCCCAGGAAAGACCACTCTTGGTGACTTATAGTCATGACGGGCATGGAGAGCCTTTGGTAAAACATGGCAGGAGGACACCAAGTGGTGGTCAAAGgctgagagggagaaaagggaaaaaagagaggggCAGAAGCAGCAGTAAGGGTCGCAATAAAGACCAAATCTTGCGGAGGGCCAAAAAAACTGAGTACACGGAGCCAGGCTGGGGGAATGATAAAGGAGGAATCAGTTGGAGTGACCGTGGAAGGGTTAAAAGAAACGGTGGTCGTGCTGCCAAACTGAAACGCCTTTCCCGTAACAGATGCCGTCGTCATCCTCTCTATGTAGATTTCAATGATGTGGGATGGCACAAGTGGATCATAGCACCAAGTGGCTACGACGCCTTCTTCTGCCTTGGAGAGTGTCGCTTTCCTTTGGCTGACCACATGAACTCCTCTAGCCACGCAATGGTTCAAACTCTGGTAAACTCTGTGAATGGAGCAGTACCCCGGGCATGCTGCGTCCCCACCTCCCTCAGCCCCATCGCACTGCTCTACCTGGACCCTCAAGACAGAGTGGTGCTGAAGAATTACCAGGACATGGTGGTGGAGGGCTGCGGATGCCGGTAG